Genomic segment of Pararhodobacter zhoushanensis:
TGCCACACCGGGCGCGGCACGCGGAAACCGGCGTCGCCTTCGGTATTGGCGGCAAATTCGGCGGCGGCGGCGGTTTCCAGACGCAGGTCCAGCTCCCCCATGACCACGCCCTCAAAATGCGCGATCACCTCGATCGGGCGCAGGCGGCGGGTCGAGGGCAGCAGGCGCGCAACCATCCCGGCGGCGAAATAGAAGGCGTCGATGTCGCGCCGGAAGGCGCGCACGATGCCGGGTCGCAGCACTTTCACCGCGACCTCTTCGCCGGTTCCGGCGACGCGCGCATGGTGAACCTGCGCGATCGAGGCGGCGGCGACCGGCTCGCTGAATTCCGAGAACATCTCGTCGACCGGGCGTTCCAGCTCGGCCTCGATCATCGCGCGGGCCTGCGCCTGCGGGAAGGGCGGCAGCTTGTCCTGCAGATAGCGCAGCTGGTTGGCCAGATCGGGGCCGACGATATCGGGGCGCGTCGACAGGATCTGGCCGAATTTGATATAGGCCGGGCCCAGCGCGGTCAGCGCGCGGGTGACCGGCGGCAGCGCCGGGTCGCCCTTCAGCCCCAGCCACGCAAACGGCCAGCCCATCACGCGGGCGACAAAGCGCAACCGCGGCGGCACGCTCATCGCTTCCAGCACCACACGCATCGCGCCGGTGCGCTCGAACGTGGCGCCGGTGCGGATCAGCCGCCAGATGTTGTGCGGGCCTCTCACGTCAGAGCTTCCAGCCCGAATGCAGCGCGGCGATGCCCATGGTCAGGTTGCGGTACTTCACCTGACCGAAGCCCGCGTCGCGGATCATCGCGGCGAAGGTCTCCTGGTCAGGGAACTTGCGGATCGATTCGACCAGATACTGATAGCTGTCGCGATCGCCCGCCACCAACTGCCCCATGCGCGGGATCACGTTGAAGGAATAGAGATCATAGGCTTTCTGCATCATCTCATTGGGGATCTGGCTGAACTCCAGCACCATCAGCCGCCCGCCGGGTTTGAGCACGCGGTAGGCCTCGGCCAGCGCGTCGGGGATGCGGGTCACGTTCCGGATGCCGAAGCTGATGGTGTAGACGTCGTAGGTATTGGCTTCGAGCGGCAGCGCCATCGCGTCGCCGACCACCCAGTCCAGCCGTCCGGCCAGTTGCTCGGCCTCGGCGCGCTTGCGGCCCTCTTCCAGCATCGGCGCGGTCATATCCAGCACGGTCGCTTGTGACCCCTGCCCCGCCCGGTTCAGGAACCGGAACGCCACGTCACCGGTGCCCCCGGCCACGTCGAGCAGGCGCTGGCCGGGCCGGGGCGCCAGCCAGTCCATCATCGCGTCTTTCCAGACACGGTGAATCCCCATGCTCATCAGATCGTTCATCACGTCATACTTGGACGCAACGGAACTGAAGACGCCATGGACCATGCCGGCCTTGTCGTCCTCATCAACGGTCTGAAAACCAAAATGCGTCTGGCGATTGTCCGGGCTCATGGCGCCCCCCTGATCTTGCGCGTCGCCTCTCCTTAGCCGAGGATGGCGGTCCTCACAATGCGACCCCTGCGCATTGCCAGAATGGAGCGCCCCTTGCCCGAATTACCCGAGGTGGAAACCGTCCGCCGTGGCCTTGCCCCGGCGATGGAGGGTCAGCGCATCGCGCTGGCCGAGGTCCGACGGCCCGATCTGCGCTGGCCCTTCCCCGAACGCATGGCCGAACGCCTGACCGGCGCGCGCGTTGACCGGCTGCGCCGGCGGTCGAAATACATTCTGGCCGATCTGGACACGGGCGAATCGCTGCTGATCCATCTGGGGATGAGCGGGCGGATGACGGTGTCAGGGCTGGCGGCGCCCTATGTGCCGGGGCAGTTCCACCACCAGCACCCGATGCCGGAAAAACACGACCATGTGGTGTTCGACATGGAGGGCGGCGCGCGTGTGACCTTCAACGATCCGCGCCGCTTTGGCGCGATGGACCTGATGCCGACGGCGACGGCGGACAGCCATCCGCTGCTGGCGGCGCTGGGGCCGGAACCGCTGGGCAACGAATTCAGCGCCGATCTGCTGGCGCTGAAACTGGCCGGGCGCAAAGGGCCGATCAAGGCGCTGCTGCTGGATCAGAAGCTGGTGGCAGGCCTGGGCAATATCTATGTCTGCGAGGCGCTTCACCGCGCCCATATCCACCCCGAACGCGCGGGCGGAAAGATCGCGCGGGCAGAGCTGGACGTGCTGGCCACCGAGATCCGGCTGGTGCTGCAAGAGGCGATCGAGGCGGGCGGCTCCAGCCTGCGCGATTACCGGCAGGCCGATGGCGAGCTGGGCTATTTCCAGCATTCCTTCCGCGTCTATGACCGCGAAACCCAGCCCTGCCCCACCCCCGGCTGCACCGGAACCATCGCGCGCATCGTGCAAAGCGGGCGCTCCAGCTACTATTGTTCGCGCTGTCAGAGATAGCTTGAACCCCTGTCCCATCCTGCTAGACACGGGTCCGGAAACGACCACAGGGAACCCCTCATGGCGTACGAAACCATTCTCGTCGAAATCGCTCAGCATGTTGCCGTGATTCGACTGAATCGGCCTGAAGCTCTCAATGCCCTGAACTCGCAGCTGCTGAGCGAACTGGCCGAGGCTCTCAAAGCCGCAGACAAGAACGACAAGGTGCGGTGCATCGTGCTCACCGGCTCGGAAAAGGCGTTCGCCGCCGGGGCTGATATCAGCGAGATGGCACCGAAGTCCTTTGTCGACGTGTTCACCGAAGACTTCTTTGCCCCCGAATCCGAGGTCATCATGGCCGTCCGCAAGCCGATCATCGCGGCGGTGTCGGGTTATGCGCTGGGAGGTGGCTGTGAACTGGCGATGATGTGCGACTTCATCATCTGCGCGGAAAACGCCAAATTCGGCCAGCCCGAGATCAATCTGGGCGTTGTCGCCGGGATCGGTGGCACGCAGCGCCTGACCCGTCTGGTGGGCAAGTCCAAGGCGATGGACATGCACCTGACCGGCCGCTTCATGGATGCCGAAGAGGCCGAGCGTTCGGGGCTGGTCAGCCGCGTCGTGCCGACCAAGAAACTGATGGAAGAAGCGCTGGGTGCGGCGCAGAAGATCGCGTCCAAGTCGGGGCTGGCGGCAAAAGTGGTCAAAGAGGCGGTCAACCGCAGCTATGAGACCACGCTGCGCGAAGGCCTGCTGTTCGAACGCCGGGTGTTCCACGCCCTGTTCGCCAGCGAAGACCAGAAAGAGGGCATGAGCGCCTTCCTTGAGAAGCGCGAAGCGCAGTTCCGCGACCGCTGATCCTGCAAGACCTGAGGGGGAGGCGATTCCCCCTTTCCTTTGGTGCGCGTTTGCTTTAATCGCCACCGTCACATGCGCGTGGGCCCGCTTAAGGCGAGAATCGACCTGATCCTGAGGGATTGGTGGGTCTGTGCGCGAAGATATTGTAACAGACCCGGAAAGAGCCCAGACCATGGCCAATACGTCACAATCCCAAAAACGCGCCCGTCAGGCGGACGCCCGCTTTGAAATCAACAAAGCCCGCCGCTCGCGCATCCGCACCTATTTGCGCAAAGTGGAAGAAGCGATTGCCTCGGGCGACGCTGAAGTCGCCAAAGCTGCCCTGATCGAAGTGCAGCCCGAGCTGGCGCGTGGCGTTTCCAAAGGCGTTCTGCACAAGAATACCGCGTCGCGGAAAATGTCGCGCCTTGCGTCGCGCGTGAAATCGCTGACCGCCTGATATTCAAAGGCTAAGCCCTTGATAAGTAAAGAAAAAGCGCGCCCTTGGTGCGCTTTTTTGCGTTACGCGCCCGTCACTGTGGCACGAAAACTACGCCCAAACCGATTCCTTTCACCCCCGGTCCTGTCAAGCAAGTTGTTCGGTTGATGCCGCTGCGCGCACCGGGATAGCGTGGTCTTGCGATTCACAAAGCCCTTGGGGGGGTCACGTCAGAAGCGCCTCGATCTGTCACCTCGCGCCACTGCGGTCCGAGGGGGTGTGTCGTGTCGCCTATCGGCCCGGAAGACTGCCTCCGGTGTCTCCTGATCCCCTTTTGCCCGCGCGCCGCTTTTGCAAGCGGTGTCTCTGGTCGACTGCGTCGCCTTTCGGCAACCCGGATTAACCGGGCGTCATAAAAATGAAATACTTCCGCACCTCTGCCGGTGCGGCACTTTTGGGTCGGGACAGAATGACAAACGCGGTGTGGGGCAATGTACGCAACAAGATCAAGGAACAGGTCGGCGACCACAATTTCATAACCTGGATCGCACCGCTTGAGCTGAGCGCGGTTGAAGACGGCGTTGCGCACCTGACCGCGCCGACCAACTTCATCGCCAATTGGGTGAACCGCAACTTTGCGGACCCGATGCTGCGTGCGATGGGTGCCGCCGGCATGCCCGCCCAGCGGATCGAGATCGCCGTGCAGGTCCGCGCCCCCGGTGCCGCCGCCCCCGTCGCGCAGCAGCCCGCGCCCGCCCCGGCACCGCCCAGCTATATCGCGCCGACCCGCGCCGCTGCGCCCGGCAAAGGCGACGACGAGCTGCCCGCAGCGCCGCTGGACGCGCGCTTTACCTTCGACAATTTCGTCGTCGGCAAACCCAACGCGCTGGCCCATGCCGCCGCCCGCCGGGTCGCCGAGGGCGCTGCCGTCAGCTTCAACCCGCTGTTCCTGTATGGCGGCGTCGGCTTGGGCAAGACGCACCTGATGCACGCCATCGCGTGGGAAATTCAGTCCCGCAACCCCGAAGCCCGCGTGATGTATCTGAGCGCCGAGCAGTTCATGTACCGCTTCGTGCAGGCCCTGCGCGACCGCCAGACGCTTGATTTCAAAAGCCTGTTCCGTTCGGTAGATATCCTGATGGTCGATGACGTGCAGTTCATCGCCGGCAAGGAATCGACGCAGGAAGAATTCTTCCACACGTTCAACGCGCTGATCGACCAGAACAAGCAGATCATCATTTCGGCCGACCGCGCGCCCGGAGAGATCAAGGATCTGGAAGAACGCATCAAGAGCCGGTTGCAATCGGGGCTGGTGGTCGATCTGCACCCGACCGATTACGAACTGCGCTTGGGCATCCTGCAGCAAAAAGCCGAGATGAACCGCGCCAACTATGGCGACGTGGCGATCAACTCGGACGTGCTGGAGTTCCTGGCCCACCGAATCACCAACAACGTCCGCGTGCTCGAAGGTGCGCTGACCCGCCTGCTGGCCCTTGCGTCGCTTCTGGGCCGCGACATCACGCTGGACATGACGCAGGACTGCCTTGCCGACATCCTGCGCTCGTCCGAGCGCAAGGTCACGGTCGAGGAAATTCAGCGCAAGGTGGCCGAGCATTACAACATCCGCCTCAGCGACATGATCGGCCCCAAGCGCCTGCGCACCATCGCGCGGCCGCGTCAGGTGGCGATGTATCTGTCCAAGCAGATGACCACCCGCTCGCTGCCCGATATCGGCCGCCGCTTTGGCGGGCGCGACCACACCACAATCCTGCACGGCGTGCGCAAAGTCGAAGAACTGCGCGCATCCGACAGCCAACTGGCCGAAGACCTTGAATTGCTGCGCCGTCTTCTGGAAAGCTGACCTTGACGTGGCCCTCAAAGGGCCGCAAACAAACAGGAACAAAAACAGACTGGCCGGGCCGATGACTTATCGGCACCGGCCAGACGTGTCGGAGAGGGTTTGGAAATGAAGCTCAGCATCGAACGCGCAACGCTGTTGAAGGCCGTCGCGCAGGCGCAGTCGGTGGTCGAGCGTCGCAATACCATCCCGATCCTGGCCAACGTGCTGATCGAGGCCGAAGGCTCGACCGTCAGCTTCAGGGCCACCGATCTGGATATCGAGGTCGTCGACAAGGCCGCCGCCATGGTCGAACGCGCCGGGGCGACCACCGTGTCGGCGGTCATGCTGCATGAAATCGTGCGCAAACTGCCCGATGGCGCGCTGGTCTCGCTGACCGACGACCAACGCACCGGCCGGCTGACGGTGGAAGCAGGGCGCTCGACCTTCGCGCTGGCCACCCTGCCGCGCGAAGATTTCCCGGTGATGGCCTCGTCCGAGTATCAGAGCAATTTCTCGGCCAAGGCGGGCGATCTGCGCCGTCTGTTCGAGAAGTCGAAATTCGCCATCTCGACCGAGGAAACCCGCTATTACCTCAACGGCGTCTACATGCATGTGGCCGAGGGCGAAGACGGTCGCGTGCTGCGCTGCGTCGCCACCGATGGCCACCGTCTGGCCCGCATCGACACGCCGCTGCCGGAAGCGGCCGTGGGCATGCCGGGCGTGATCGTGCCGCGCAAGACGGTGAATGAGCTGCGCAAGCTGCTGGATGATGACGAGGCCGACATCGCGATTTCGGTGTCGGAAACCAAGGTGCGCTTTGCCACACCGGAAATCGCCCTGACCTCGAAGGTCATCGACGGCACCTTCCCCGATTACACGCGGGTGATTCCCGTCGGCAATACCAAGCGGCTGGAAGTGGATGCGTCCGATTTCGCCAAGGCGGTGGACCGCGTGGCGACGGTGTCCTCTGAGCGCTCGCGCGCGGTCAAGCTGATCCTGGAAGAGGACAAGCTGACGCTGAGCGTCAATGCCCCCGACAGCGGCACCGCCGAGGAAGAGCTGGTCGTGGCCTATGGCGACGAACGGCTGGAGATCGGCTTCAACGCCAAATACCTGCTGGAAATCGCCAGCCAGATTGACCGCGAGAACGCCGTGTTCATGTTCAACTCGTCAGGCGAACCGGCGCTGGTGCGCGAAGGCTCTGATGCCTCGGCGGTGTATGTCGTGATGCCGATGCGGGTGTAAAGAAAGGGGGCTTTCCGCCCCCTCGCCTTCGGCTCGCCCCCCGAGGATATTTGCAGAGCAAAGAAGCGGGCAATTTGAATCGAATTGTCTGCGTCCTTTGACGGCGACCACGGCCTCCTGGCGGCGCTGGAAGCATCCGCATCAAGACCCCACCCGGGGCCGCCGGGTCACACGCGCGATTGCAAGCGATGATCCGGTGTCTGAATTGGGCCTTGTCGCAAGACGAGGCCCTTTCCATTGCGGTTACGCGCGTTGTTGCTTAACCCTCTCGCATGACCCTGCACCTTGCCCAGCTTACCCTCTCGCAGTTCCGCTCGCATCCGCGGGCCGAGGTGGCGTTCGACGGGCGGCCCGTGGTGCTGTATGGCGACAACGGGG
This window contains:
- the mutM gene encoding bifunctional DNA-formamidopyrimidine glycosylase/DNA-(apurinic or apyrimidinic site) lyase; its protein translation is MPELPEVETVRRGLAPAMEGQRIALAEVRRPDLRWPFPERMAERLTGARVDRLRRRSKYILADLDTGESLLIHLGMSGRMTVSGLAAPYVPGQFHHQHPMPEKHDHVVFDMEGGARVTFNDPRRFGAMDLMPTATADSHPLLAALGPEPLGNEFSADLLALKLAGRKGPIKALLLDQKLVAGLGNIYVCEALHRAHIHPERAGGKIARAELDVLATEIRLVLQEAIEAGGSSLRDYRQADGELGYFQHSFRVYDRETQPCPTPGCTGTIARIVQSGRSSYYCSRCQR
- the rpsT gene encoding 30S ribosomal protein S20 produces the protein MANTSQSQKRARQADARFEINKARRSRIRTYLRKVEEAIASGDAEVAKAALIEVQPELARGVSKGVLHKNTASRKMSRLASRVKSLTA
- the dnaA gene encoding chromosomal replication initiator protein DnaA; the protein is MTNAVWGNVRNKIKEQVGDHNFITWIAPLELSAVEDGVAHLTAPTNFIANWVNRNFADPMLRAMGAAGMPAQRIEIAVQVRAPGAAAPVAQQPAPAPAPPSYIAPTRAAAPGKGDDELPAAPLDARFTFDNFVVGKPNALAHAAARRVAEGAAVSFNPLFLYGGVGLGKTHLMHAIAWEIQSRNPEARVMYLSAEQFMYRFVQALRDRQTLDFKSLFRSVDILMVDDVQFIAGKESTQEEFFHTFNALIDQNKQIIISADRAPGEIKDLEERIKSRLQSGLVVDLHPTDYELRLGILQQKAEMNRANYGDVAINSDVLEFLAHRITNNVRVLEGALTRLLALASLLGRDITLDMTQDCLADILRSSERKVTVEEIQRKVAEHYNIRLSDMIGPKRLRTIARPRQVAMYLSKQMTTRSLPDIGRRFGGRDHTTILHGVRKVEELRASDSQLAEDLELLRRLLES
- the ubiE gene encoding bifunctional demethylmenaquinone methyltransferase/2-methoxy-6-polyprenyl-1,4-benzoquinol methylase UbiE — its product is MSPDNRQTHFGFQTVDEDDKAGMVHGVFSSVASKYDVMNDLMSMGIHRVWKDAMMDWLAPRPGQRLLDVAGGTGDVAFRFLNRAGQGSQATVLDMTAPMLEEGRKRAEAEQLAGRLDWVVGDAMALPLEANTYDVYTISFGIRNVTRIPDALAEAYRVLKPGGRLMVLEFSQIPNEMMQKAYDLYSFNVIPRMGQLVAGDRDSYQYLVESIRKFPDQETFAAMIRDAGFGQVKYRNLTMGIAALHSGWKL
- a CDS encoding enoyl-CoA hydratase; translation: MAYETILVEIAQHVAVIRLNRPEALNALNSQLLSELAEALKAADKNDKVRCIVLTGSEKAFAAGADISEMAPKSFVDVFTEDFFAPESEVIMAVRKPIIAAVSGYALGGGCELAMMCDFIICAENAKFGQPEINLGVVAGIGGTQRLTRLVGKSKAMDMHLTGRFMDAEEAERSGLVSRVVPTKKLMEEALGAAQKIASKSGLAAKVVKEAVNRSYETTLREGLLFERRVFHALFASEDQKEGMSAFLEKREAQFRDR
- the dnaN gene encoding DNA polymerase III subunit beta; protein product: MKLSIERATLLKAVAQAQSVVERRNTIPILANVLIEAEGSTVSFRATDLDIEVVDKAAAMVERAGATTVSAVMLHEIVRKLPDGALVSLTDDQRTGRLTVEAGRSTFALATLPREDFPVMASSEYQSNFSAKAGDLRRLFEKSKFAISTEETRYYLNGVYMHVAEGEDGRVLRCVATDGHRLARIDTPLPEAAVGMPGVIVPRKTVNELRKLLDDDEADIAISVSETKVRFATPEIALTSKVIDGTFPDYTRVIPVGNTKRLEVDASDFAKAVDRVATVSSERSRAVKLILEEDKLTLSVNAPDSGTAEEELVVAYGDERLEIGFNAKYLLEIASQIDRENAVFMFNSSGEPALVREGSDASAVYVVMPMRV